From a region of the Methanolobus tindarius DSM 2278 genome:
- a CDS encoding phosphotransacetylase family protein translates to MASILVSSSEEFSGKSSICMGLGKIFQESGLKIGYMKPVGNLLIDVDGSLTDEDSEGIKSLLGIEDSAKYVTPIHLTDSLIDDALKGVEKDLDKRLSDAFSVISKEKDVIFVEGTGCIGGGSMYGLSDPEVASKLGIAMMLVTRFDSINAIDRILCDVRIVGDKATLTGVILNEVPRNMEDRVTEIVVPFLERKGIKVFGVIYEDHTLRSVFISEIVEDLHAEVLVAPDKLDQLVENYLVGAMEVGSAIKYFRRQPNSVVITGGDRADIQMAAIDSRVKCLILTGNMRPSGAVLASAEEAGIPVILVRGDTMNTIERMENLIGHAHIKQQVKLDRVTELLRNHLDISAIAESIGVELDG, encoded by the coding sequence ATGGCTTCAATATTGGTTAGTTCATCAGAAGAGTTCTCCGGTAAGAGCTCTATATGTATGGGTCTGGGGAAAATATTCCAGGAAAGCGGTTTGAAAATCGGTTATATGAAACCTGTTGGGAATCTCCTGATAGATGTGGACGGTTCACTTACGGATGAAGATTCCGAAGGTATCAAGAGTTTATTGGGTATCGAAGATTCTGCAAAATATGTAACTCCTATCCATTTGACAGACAGTCTCATAGACGATGCTCTCAAAGGTGTTGAGAAAGATCTTGATAAAAGACTTTCAGATGCATTTTCTGTGATCTCAAAAGAGAAAGATGTAATATTTGTTGAGGGCACCGGTTGTATCGGTGGCGGTTCAATGTATGGCCTTTCAGACCCGGAAGTTGCATCTAAACTTGGAATTGCGATGATGCTTGTCACACGCTTTGATTCCATAAATGCAATCGACAGGATACTCTGTGATGTGCGTATTGTTGGAGATAAAGCAACCCTTACAGGTGTTATACTCAATGAGGTTCCACGTAACATGGAGGACAGGGTAACTGAGATAGTTGTCCCTTTCCTTGAGCGTAAAGGCATAAAGGTGTTCGGTGTAATCTACGAAGACCATACTCTGCGCTCAGTATTTATTTCCGAAATTGTTGAAGACCTGCATGCAGAAGTCCTTGTGGCTCCTGATAAACTGGACCAGCTTGTTGAGAATTATCTTGTGGGTGCAATGGAAGTCGGCTCTGCAATCAAATATTTCAGACGCCAGCCAAACAGTGTTGTCATCACAGGTGGTGACAGGGCAGATATACAGATGGCTGCAATTGATTCAAGAGTTAAATGTTTGATTCTTACTGGAAATATGCGTCCCAGTGGTGCTGTTCTTGCAAGTGCGGAAGAAGCAGGAATTCCTGTAATTCTGGTTCGCGGTGATACCATGAATACCATTGAGAGAATGGAAAACCTCATAGGCCATGCTCATATCAAACAGCAGGTAAAACTTGACAGGGTTACTGAGCTTTTGAGAAACCACCTTGATATTTCTGCTATTGCAGAAAGCATCGGTGTGGAACTGGATGGATAA
- a CDS encoding ISL3 family transposase, translating into MDDKLLIQMALGITPPWYVKDIDLNVSKKRMDIYLDFTKGTKFPCPVCNKLCDLHDTKEKVWRHLDFFHHETYIHARVPRTKCDGDDVKLVEVPWTRQNTGFTLFFEALIVAMSKEMSVSSIAELINIHENSVWIILAHYVEEARAKMDLSELDTIGVDEISVTKGHSYVTLFYDLNQSRVIHIENGKKRSVFKNFREVLSRKIDPDNIKYISMDMYPAFRGGAREYFPNAKIVYDKFHIVKMMNDAIDKVRRKEYQTNKDLGKTRFMWLKNPENLSDREIAKIRSIKDLDTKTAKAYRFKLGLQRLWDIKNIEVAREYLDKWHYWGTHSNIKEIITLAKMIKRNSHGILESIKQGISNGVVEGLNNKIKTAFKRSYGLKTEKCRNTMIFLMAGKLRLPTRC; encoded by the coding sequence ATGGACGATAAACTCTTGATTCAAATGGCTCTGGGAATAACCCCTCCATGGTATGTGAAAGACATTGATCTTAATGTTTCTAAGAAAAGAATGGATATTTATCTAGATTTTACCAAGGGAACGAAGTTCCCTTGCCCAGTTTGCAACAAACTGTGTGATCTCCATGATACCAAAGAAAAAGTATGGAGACACCTTGATTTCTTCCATCATGAAACATACATTCATGCACGAGTTCCCCGAACAAAGTGTGATGGAGATGATGTAAAACTTGTTGAAGTTCCATGGACAAGACAAAATACTGGATTTACATTATTTTTCGAAGCACTAATCGTTGCAATGTCCAAAGAAATGAGTGTTTCTTCAATTGCTGAATTGATCAATATTCATGAAAATTCTGTATGGATAATTCTAGCTCATTATGTTGAAGAAGCCAGAGCAAAGATGGATCTCTCTGAGTTAGATACTATTGGAGTAGATGAAATATCTGTCACAAAAGGTCACAGCTATGTGACCTTGTTCTATGATCTAAATCAATCAAGAGTAATTCATATTGAAAATGGCAAGAAAAGAAGTGTTTTCAAGAACTTCAGGGAAGTTCTTTCCAGAAAAATAGACCCTGATAATATCAAGTATATTTCAATGGACATGTATCCTGCTTTTAGGGGTGGAGCAAGGGAATATTTCCCAAATGCTAAGATCGTTTACGATAAGTTCCATATTGTCAAAATGATGAATGATGCAATTGATAAGGTTCGAAGAAAGGAGTATCAAACAAATAAAGATCTGGGTAAAACGAGATTCATGTGGTTGAAAAATCCTGAAAATCTATCGGATAGGGAAATAGCTAAGATTCGATCAATCAAAGATTTGGATACTAAAACAGCAAAAGCTTACAGATTTAAGCTTGGACTTCAACGTCTGTGGGATATAAAAAATATAGAGGTAGCGAGGGAATATCTTGACAAATGGCATTATTGGGGAACACATAGCAACATCAAGGAAATTATCACATTGGCCAAGATGATTAAAAGAAATTCTCATGGGATATTGGAATCAATCAAACAAGGTATCAGTAATGGTGTTGTTGAAGGATTGAACAACAAAATTAAAACTGCTTTTAAGAGATCATATGGATTGAAGACTGAGAAGTGTAGGAATACAATGATATTCTTGATGGCGGGTAAACTTCGTTTACCCACACGATGTTAA
- the acs gene encoding acetate--CoA ligase — protein sequence MGEKSDKSQESEALFKAPKDFAANANANDPDIYKIAEQDPEKFWEMNAENIEWYNKWEKVLEWKPPHSKWFVGGKLNACYNCLDVNLKEHANKNALIWESESGEIRKYTYSELLEEVCKFANVLKDLGVKKGDIVTIYLPMIPQVIISMLACARIGAPHSVVFAAFSGESLATRIENANSRILVTCDGYSRRGKVVEQKNKVDDGIRSSEIVDKVVVVKHQQNDVRMKDGRDIWWHEIMEGAGTSCEPEVMDSEDMLFLMYTSGTTGKPKGIVHTTGGYMVATQTTSKFIFDLKEDDIYWCTADCGWITGHSYIVYGPLANGTTLVTYEGAPDYPDKDRYWDIIERHKVTILYTAPTAIRTFMKWGPSWPQMHDISTLRLIGSVGEPINPGAWLWYHENIGLGKCPVVDTWWQTETGMIMISALPGITTTKPGSATMAFPGIKAAVLDDKGNEVAPGENGYLAILNPWPSMVRTVFGNEERFIETYWSKWDNKTYFAGDGAKRDDDGYFWIIGRVDDVIKVSGHRIGSAEFESIMVSHPSVAEAGVVGKEDELRGEIIYCYVTLRTGVEESEDIKKELRTYVERNIGPFARPKQIIFADDLPKTRSGKIMRRVLKAIANEKDPGDLTTLQDPDVVQALKEKTMKLEN from the coding sequence ATGGGAGAAAAATCAGACAAATCTCAAGAAAGCGAAGCTCTGTTTAAGGCACCGAAGGATTTTGCTGCAAATGCAAATGCCAATGATCCTGATATTTACAAAATAGCTGAACAAGACCCGGAAAAGTTCTGGGAAATGAATGCAGAGAACATTGAATGGTATAACAAATGGGAAAAAGTCCTGGAATGGAAACCTCCACATTCAAAGTGGTTCGTTGGTGGAAAACTTAATGCATGTTACAATTGTCTTGATGTGAATCTCAAAGAGCATGCCAATAAGAATGCACTTATCTGGGAATCCGAGAGTGGAGAAATTCGCAAATATACCTACAGTGAACTGCTTGAAGAAGTCTGTAAATTTGCAAATGTTCTCAAAGACCTTGGAGTTAAAAAAGGAGATATTGTCACGATATACCTCCCAATGATACCTCAGGTTATTATTTCCATGCTTGCATGTGCACGTATAGGAGCTCCACATAGTGTTGTTTTTGCAGCATTCTCAGGGGAATCACTTGCAACGAGAATCGAAAACGCAAATAGTCGGATACTTGTTACCTGTGACGGTTACTCACGACGTGGAAAAGTCGTCGAACAGAAAAACAAGGTCGATGATGGAATCCGTTCCAGTGAAATTGTGGACAAAGTTGTCGTTGTCAAACACCAGCAAAACGATGTCCGGATGAAAGATGGAAGAGACATCTGGTGGCATGAAATAATGGAAGGAGCAGGCACTTCATGTGAACCCGAGGTAATGGATTCAGAAGATATGCTCTTTTTGATGTATACCAGCGGTACAACCGGAAAACCAAAGGGAATCGTCCACACCACAGGCGGATATATGGTTGCAACCCAGACAACCAGCAAATTCATCTTTGATCTGAAAGAAGACGATATCTACTGGTGTACTGCGGATTGTGGATGGATAACAGGACATTCATACATTGTCTACGGACCACTGGCCAATGGTACCACCCTTGTAACCTACGAAGGTGCACCGGATTATCCAGACAAAGACAGGTACTGGGACATAATTGAAAGACATAAAGTTACAATACTCTACACTGCACCAACAGCCATCAGGACCTTCATGAAATGGGGACCATCCTGGCCCCAGATGCACGATATATCAACACTCAGGCTTATTGGTTCTGTAGGTGAACCTATAAACCCGGGTGCATGGTTGTGGTATCATGAGAATATCGGACTTGGAAAATGTCCGGTTGTCGATACCTGGTGGCAGACTGAGACCGGGATGATAATGATATCCGCACTTCCGGGAATAACAACTACAAAACCAGGAAGTGCCACAATGGCATTCCCCGGAATTAAAGCCGCAGTTCTGGATGACAAGGGGAACGAAGTTGCACCTGGTGAGAATGGTTATCTTGCAATCCTTAATCCATGGCCAAGCATGGTCCGCACGGTTTTTGGAAATGAAGAGCGTTTCATAGAAACCTACTGGAGCAAATGGGACAATAAAACCTATTTTGCAGGTGATGGTGCAAAAAGAGACGACGATGGTTACTTCTGGATTATTGGCCGTGTTGATGATGTCATCAAAGTTTCAGGACACCGCATCGGAAGTGCAGAATTTGAAAGTATTATGGTTTCTCATCCGTCTGTTGCCGAGGCAGGAGTTGTCGGTAAAGAAGATGAACTCAGAGGTGAGATTATTTACTGCTACGTGACTCTCAGAACCGGTGTAGAAGAGAGTGAAGACATCAAAAAGGAACTCAGAACCTATGTTGAAAGAAACATTGGCCCTTTTGCCCGGCCAAAACAGATAATCTTTGCAGATGACCTGCCAAAAACAAGAAGTGGTAAGATTATGAGGAGAGTTCTCAAAGCAATTGCAAACGAAAAAGATCCTGGTGACCTTACAACTCTGCAGGATCCTGATGTAGTTCAGGCACTAAAGGAAAAAACAATGAAACTGGAAAATTAA